In a genomic window of Methanobrevibacter sp.:
- the rpl37A gene encoding 50S ribosomal protein L37Ae, with product MARTKKVGITGRFGARYGRKAKRSVKIIEENMKKNHVCPKCDRPYVKRQAAGIWKCRKCGAVFTGGAYVPETPMAKSAARSIRDIKVEE from the coding sequence ATGGCAAGAACTAAAAAAGTGGGTATTACAGGTAGGTTCGGTGCAAGATACGGAAGAAAAGCAAAAAGATCTGTTAAAATCATTGAAGAAAACATGAAAAAAAATCATGTTTGTCCTAAATGTGATAGACCATACGTAAAAAGACAAGCTGCTGGAATTTGGAAATGCAGAAAATGTGGTGCAGTGTTCACCGGCGGAGCTTACGTTCCTGAAACTCCTATGGCAAAATCTGCAGCACGCAGTATCAGAGACATTAAAGTGGAGGAATAG
- a CDS encoding DUF3194 domain-containing protein — protein MSKLKVLTQDDLATISDDFGEILEQEISKALPSKEIEDLDLDILLSYENSQLDVDVDVGVSFDELSEITQDQIAKAIDEAYLRFDSYIDDNFRV, from the coding sequence ATGTCAAAATTAAAAGTATTAACTCAGGATGATTTGGCAACTATTTCTGACGATTTCGGTGAAATTTTAGAACAGGAAATTTCAAAAGCTTTGCCTAGTAAGGAAATTGAAGATTTAGATTTGGATATTCTTTTAAGTTATGAAAACAGTCAGTTAGATGTTGATGTTGATGTTGGAGTTAGCTTTGATGAGTTATCTGAAATCACACAAGATCAGATTGCCAAAGCGATTGATGAAGCTTATTTAAGATTTGATTCATATATTGATGATAATTTTAGAGTTTAA
- the guaB gene encoding IMP dehydrogenase — MSFSKKVQEARMSYTFDDFLLTPNASYVEPKDIDTTIELGKGIKLNIPVLSAAMDTVTEADLAIAMAQQGGIGVIHRNISLERQVEEVKKVKNAEDLTIRDVITIKPDSTVTEALSLMQDELISGLPVVDGDKIMGIISKRDIRPVLKSEPNTAIKDIMTSDVVTVEEGVSAEEALNVAYENKVERLPVVSDDKLVGIITIKDILNQNQYPNAARDKNGDFLVAAACGPFDLDRAMALDQAGADVISIDCAHAHNMNVVKFTETIKDNIDAELCVGNIATAQAAEDLISMGVDALKVGIGPGSMCTTRIVAGVGVPQLTAISDVADAAADTGVPVIADGGIRYSGDVAKAIGAGADAVMLGNLLAASLEAPGDIVVMNGKQYKKYRGMGSMGAMTSEFDGGADRYFQGQKSKMNHTKYVPEGIEGAVPYRGTIAEILFQLVGGLKSSMGYCGAEDIKAMQQKANFVRITSSGIKESHPHDLLITNESPNYPTLD, encoded by the coding sequence ACACTTTTGATGATTTTCTCTTAACTCCAAATGCAAGTTATGTGGAACCTAAGGATATTGACACTACAATTGAATTGGGTAAAGGAATCAAATTGAATATTCCTGTTTTAAGTGCAGCTATGGACACTGTAACTGAAGCAGACCTTGCAATTGCTATGGCACAGCAAGGTGGTATTGGAGTAATCCACAGAAACATCTCACTGGAAAGGCAAGTTGAAGAAGTTAAGAAAGTAAAGAATGCTGAAGATTTAACAATTCGTGATGTTATTACTATTAAACCAGATTCTACAGTTACTGAAGCACTATCTTTAATGCAGGATGAACTTATCAGCGGTTTACCTGTAGTTGACGGTGACAAAATCATGGGTATCATCTCAAAAAGGGATATCAGACCGGTTTTAAAATCAGAACCTAATACTGCAATCAAGGATATAATGACTTCAGATGTTGTAACTGTTGAAGAAGGAGTTTCTGCTGAAGAAGCATTGAATGTTGCTTATGAAAACAAGGTTGAAAGACTCCCTGTTGTAAGTGATGATAAGTTAGTCGGAATTATCACCATTAAGGATATATTAAACCAAAATCAATATCCTAATGCTGCCCGTGATAAAAATGGAGACTTTTTGGTTGCAGCTGCATGTGGTCCGTTTGACCTAGACCGTGCAATGGCACTTGATCAGGCAGGTGCTGACGTCATTTCAATTGACTGTGCTCATGCTCACAATATGAACGTTGTTAAATTCACTGAAACCATTAAGGACAACATTGATGCTGAATTATGTGTAGGTAACATTGCAACTGCTCAGGCTGCAGAAGACTTGATTTCAATGGGTGTAGATGCACTTAAAGTTGGTATTGGTCCTGGTTCAATGTGTACTACCCGTATAGTAGCAGGTGTAGGTGTACCACAATTGACTGCAATTTCAGATGTTGCTGATGCTGCAGCTGACACAGGCGTTCCTGTAATTGCTGATGGTGGTATCAGATACTCTGGAGATGTTGCTAAGGCTATTGGTGCAGGTGCTGATGCAGTAATGTTAGGTAACTTGCTTGCAGCATCATTAGAAGCACCAGGTGACATTGTTGTCATGAACGGTAAACAATACAAAAAATACCGTGGAATGGGATCAATGGGTGCAATGACCAGTGAATTCGATGGTGGAGCAGACAGATACTTCCAAGGACAAAAAAGTAAAATGAACCATACTAAATACGTTCCTGAAGGAATCGAAGGTGCAGTACCATACAGAGGAACAATCGCTGAAATCCTCTTCCAGTTAGTAGGTGGTTTGAAATCATCTATGGGTTACTGTGGTGCTGAAGACATCAAGGCAATGCAGCAAAAAGCGAATTTCGTTAGAATTACAAGTAGTGGTATTAAGGAATCACATCCTCATGACCTGTTAATTACTAATGAAAGTCCTAATTATCCAACACTCGACTAG
- a CDS encoding Brix domain-containing protein, which yields MLISTSRKPSQKTRKFCKNLAHATGSTSVNRGKMNMRELLLKALEVEEYNLAVVNEIKGNPSRISFFSNKGELLLTILIGVTLAKEKTNIAPSQLKMVSEVKRLNVLSEILDLDLVDKAEENYILVSKSDDSVARIQFINKFGDKLDFQINVKKVLEVTND from the coding sequence ATGTTAATTTCAACTTCTAGAAAACCTTCTCAAAAAACTAGAAAGTTTTGTAAAAATTTGGCTCATGCAACAGGTTCTACCTCTGTTAACAGAGGCAAAATGAATATGCGCGAGTTGCTGTTGAAGGCGTTGGAAGTTGAAGAATACAATTTAGCTGTTGTAAATGAAATTAAGGGAAATCCTAGTAGAATTTCATTTTTTTCAAATAAAGGAGAATTATTGCTTACAATTCTCATTGGAGTGACACTTGCTAAAGAAAAAACCAATATCGCTCCATCTCAATTGAAAATGGTGTCTGAAGTTAAAAGGCTTAATGTTTTAAGCGAAATTTTAGATTTGGATTTAGTGGATAAAGCTGAGGAAAATTATATTTTGGTTTCTAAAAGTGATGATTCTGTAGCTAGAATTCAGTTCATCAACAAATTTGGAGATAAGCTTGATTTCCAGATTAATGTCAAAAAGGTTTTAGAGGTCACAAATGATTAA
- a CDS encoding DNA-directed RNA polymerase subunit P, whose amino-acid sequence MYRCPRCGAEVDHKSYMENKCPKCRYRILFKNVPETTRIIKAR is encoded by the coding sequence TTGTATAGGTGTCCACGTTGTGGAGCAGAAGTAGACCATAAAAGCTACATGGAAAATAAATGTCCTAAATGCAGATATAGGATTTTATTTAAAAATGTTCCAGAAACTACAAGAATTATAAAAGCAAGATAA
- a CDS encoding prefoldin subunit beta — protein sequence MEIPENIQEQLNQFQQLQQQAQAVTMQIQNVEVQVQETEKALEELKKTDENTEVFKQAGTLLIKVDYNDALAEMEDKLETLQLRKQTMARQEERVMKKLEEMQTTIQAAMQGMQ from the coding sequence ATGGAGATTCCTGAAAATATTCAAGAACAATTAAATCAGTTCCAACAATTACAACAACAAGCTCAAGCTGTAACTATGCAAATTCAAAATGTTGAAGTGCAAGTTCAAGAAACTGAAAAAGCTTTAGAAGAACTTAAAAAAACTGATGAAAATACTGAAGTATTTAAACAAGCTGGTACTTTACTTATTAAAGTAGATTACAATGATGCTTTGGCTGAAATGGAAGACAAATTAGAAACTCTTCAATTAAGAAAACAAACCATGGCTCGTCAAGAAGAAAGAGTTATGAAAAAACTTGAAGAAATGCAAACCACTATCCAGGCAGCTATGCAAGGTATGCAATAA
- a CDS encoding KEOPS complex subunit Pcc1 — protein MINDSPLERVKSNISVEFEDDRQAKIIYESIILEFETAPDFRSSMTIDLDGSNIMINIDAEDSTSFRASVNSAIKWIKLALEINNLTN, from the coding sequence ATGATTAATGATAGTCCTCTAGAAAGAGTAAAAAGCAATATATCTGTTGAATTTGAAGATGATAGACAGGCTAAAATTATTTATGAATCTATTATTTTAGAATTTGAAACTGCTCCTGATTTTAGATCATCCATGACTATTGATTTGGACGGATCTAATATTATGATTAATATTGATGCGGAAGATTCTACTTCATTTAGGGCTTCTGTAAATTCTGCTATAAAGTGGATTAAACTGGCATTAGAAATAAATAACTTAACAAACTAA